In a single window of the Rhodoferax saidenbachensis genome:
- the holA gene encoding DNA polymerase III subunit delta — MQIGANQLTNHLQRGLKSLYTLHGDEPLLQQEALDAIRAVAREQGYTERTSHTVAGAHFDWSEVLAAGGSLSLFADKQIVEIRIPSGKPGKDGSVALQQLAVAAQGNDTLLTIVLLPRLDKMTKSSAWFGALDGNGVTLEVSPVERNALPTWIAQRLGAQGQRVEPGEQGQRTLQFFADRVEGNLLAAHQEIQKLGLLFPAEANGGVLTFEQVESAVLNVARYDVFKLSEAVLAGQAQRVQRMLDGLQAEGEAEVLVHYTLAEDIRALKRVKDAIAEGRPLPMALRENRIWGPRERLFERVLPRLSESKLAELLQSAHVVDGIVKGLKQPDWPTTGWQALHRLALQLCGLCAVAPAGAGNFQNRSR; from the coding sequence ATGCAAATCGGCGCCAACCAGCTCACCAACCACCTGCAACGCGGGCTCAAAAGCCTGTACACGCTGCACGGCGACGAACCGCTGCTGCAGCAGGAAGCGCTCGATGCCATCCGCGCCGTGGCGCGCGAACAGGGCTACACCGAACGCACCTCACACACTGTGGCCGGTGCCCACTTCGACTGGAGCGAAGTGCTGGCCGCAGGCGGCAGTCTGAGCCTGTTTGCCGACAAACAAATCGTTGAAATCCGCATCCCCAGTGGCAAGCCCGGCAAGGATGGCAGCGTTGCCTTGCAGCAGTTAGCCGTTGCGGCGCAGGGCAACGACACGTTGCTCACCATCGTGTTGCTGCCGCGCCTGGACAAGATGACCAAATCCAGCGCCTGGTTCGGCGCACTGGATGGCAACGGTGTCACGCTGGAAGTGAGTCCGGTGGAGCGTAATGCGCTGCCCACCTGGATCGCCCAACGCCTGGGTGCGCAGGGTCAGCGTGTGGAGCCTGGTGAACAAGGCCAGCGCACGCTGCAGTTTTTCGCCGACCGTGTGGAAGGCAACCTGCTCGCCGCGCACCAGGAAATCCAGAAACTCGGGCTGCTGTTTCCTGCCGAAGCCAATGGTGGTGTGTTGACGTTCGAACAGGTGGAAAGCGCCGTGCTCAATGTCGCGCGTTACGACGTGTTCAAACTCAGCGAAGCCGTACTGGCTGGCCAAGCCCAGCGCGTGCAGCGCATGCTCGACGGCCTGCAGGCCGAAGGCGAAGCCGAGGTGCTGGTGCACTACACACTGGCCGAAGACATCCGCGCCTTGAAACGCGTGAAAGACGCCATCGCCGAAGGCCGACCCCTGCCTATGGCCCTGCGCGAGAACCGTATCTGGGGCCCGCGCGAACGCCTGTTTGAGCGCGTGCTGCCACGTTTGTCGGAAAGCAAGTTGGCCGAACTGCTGCAGTCCGCGCACGTGGTGGACGGCATTGTCAAAGGCCTCAAACAGCCCGACTGGCCGACCACGGGCTGGCAGGCACTGCATCGGTTGGCGTTGCAGCTGTGTGGCCTGTGTGCGGTGGCGCCTGCGGGTGCCGGGAATTTCCAAAACCGTTCGCGCTAA
- a CDS encoding benzoate/H(+) symporter BenE family transporter has product MQFFKDLSLSAATAGFVAVLVGFTSSVAIVFQAAQAFGASPEIIASWMWALSIGMGLCTLVPSLWLKKPVMVAWSTPGAAVLASAGLAGGFNMADAVGAFILCALLITLVGATGWFERVMNRIPLALASALLAGVLARFGLSGFGAAQTALPLVATMVLAYLLGKRFMPRYAVPLTLLVAIVFVAVGAGFKPVDIAFGITWPVFVAPQFSVAAFISLSLPLFVVTMASQNLPGVAAIQAAGYADRRAQGGDAGIPISKVITLTGLATLVLAPFGAFAINLSAITAAICMGPEAHANPDRRYTAAVSCGAIYLVIGLFGAAITGVLTAFPKELVAAIAGLALLGTIGGALTAALKDDTNREAALITFLVTLSGVVIAGVGSAFWGVVAGALALLVQHFGKSKA; this is encoded by the coding sequence ATGCAATTTTTCAAAGACCTCAGCCTCTCGGCGGCGACCGCCGGTTTTGTGGCCGTGCTTGTCGGTTTCACCAGTTCCGTTGCCATCGTTTTCCAGGCCGCACAGGCCTTTGGTGCCAGCCCTGAAATCATCGCCTCGTGGATGTGGGCGCTGAGCATTGGCATGGGGCTGTGCACCCTGGTGCCCTCGCTGTGGCTCAAGAAGCCCGTGATGGTGGCCTGGAGCACACCGGGCGCAGCGGTGCTGGCCTCGGCCGGTCTGGCCGGTGGCTTCAACATGGCCGACGCCGTGGGCGCTTTTATCCTGTGCGCGCTGTTGATTACGCTGGTGGGCGCCACCGGCTGGTTTGAGCGCGTGATGAACCGCATTCCGCTGGCGCTGGCCTCGGCGCTGCTGGCCGGCGTGCTGGCGCGGTTTGGTCTGTCCGGTTTTGGTGCTGCGCAAACCGCCTTGCCGCTGGTCGCCACCATGGTGCTGGCGTATTTGCTGGGCAAGCGTTTCATGCCGCGTTACGCGGTGCCGCTGACCCTGCTGGTTGCTATTGTTTTCGTAGCTGTTGGCGCAGGTTTCAAGCCGGTGGACATTGCTTTTGGTATCACATGGCCGGTATTTGTGGCCCCGCAGTTTTCGGTGGCAGCCTTCATCAGCCTGTCGCTGCCGCTGTTTGTCGTGACCATGGCCTCGCAGAACCTGCCGGGCGTGGCGGCCATCCAGGCTGCGGGCTATGCCGACCGCCGTGCGCAAGGGGGTGATGCGGGCATTCCCATCTCCAAGGTCATCACGCTCACCGGGCTGGCCACGCTGGTGCTGGCGCCGTTTGGCGCATTCGCCATCAACCTCAGCGCTATTACTGCAGCGATCTGCATGGGGCCCGAAGCACACGCCAACCCGGACCGCCGCTACACCGCGGCCGTATCGTGTGGCGCCATCTACCTGGTGATCGGCCTGTTTGGCGCTGCCATCACCGGTGTGCTGACGGCATTCCCCAAAGAGCTGGTGGCCGCGATTGCGGGGCTGGCTTTGCTGGGCACCATTGGCGGTGCTTTAACGGCGGCACTGAAGGACGACACCAACCGCGAAGCTGCGCTCATCACTTTTCTGGTCACACTCAGTGGCGTGGTCATTGCGGGCGTAGGTTCGGCCTTCTGGGGCGTGGTCGCTGGCGCACTGGCGCTCCTGGTACAACATTTCGGAAAATCCAAAGCATGA
- a CDS encoding ornithine cyclodeaminase gives MTRYIDVADMQQLVLQHGAARMMAEMADTLREDFLRWEDFDKSPRTANHSTNGVIELMPVSDDALYAFKYVNGHPKNPLQGLSTVMAFGVLADVATGYPELLSELTITTALRTAATSAIAAKALARPNSKTMALIGNGSQSEFQAIAFMTQLGITTLRVFDVDSQATDKMVANLRPFTDSGALKIVRCASTREAVQSADIVTTVTADKTNATILTADMIEPGMHLNAVGGDCPGKTELQASILDRAKVFVEFEPQTRVEGELQQMPADFQTYPLWKVLAGTQVGRDNAEQVTLFDSVGFALEDLSALRYVHQLAQKLGIGSTVDLVPDLKDPKDLFGCATAARPVLRKAA, from the coding sequence ATGACACGCTACATCGACGTTGCGGACATGCAGCAACTGGTTTTGCAACACGGCGCGGCCCGCATGATGGCCGAGATGGCCGATACCCTTCGCGAAGACTTTCTGCGCTGGGAAGACTTTGACAAATCTCCGCGCACGGCCAACCACAGCACCAACGGCGTGATCGAGCTGATGCCCGTGTCGGATGACGCGTTGTACGCGTTCAAGTACGTCAATGGCCACCCCAAGAACCCGCTGCAGGGCCTGTCCACCGTGATGGCTTTTGGTGTGCTGGCCGACGTGGCCACCGGTTACCCCGAACTGCTCAGCGAGTTGACCATCACCACTGCACTGCGCACCGCCGCCACATCGGCCATTGCGGCCAAGGCGCTGGCGCGCCCAAACAGCAAGACCATGGCCTTGATTGGCAACGGCTCGCAAAGCGAGTTCCAGGCCATTGCGTTCATGACCCAGTTGGGCATCACCACGCTGCGTGTGTTTGATGTGGACAGCCAAGCCACCGACAAGATGGTCGCCAACCTGCGTCCCTTTACCGACAGCGGCGCGCTCAAAATCGTGCGCTGCGCCTCCACGCGCGAAGCCGTACAGAGCGCCGACATCGTGACCACGGTCACCGCCGACAAGACCAACGCCACCATCCTCACCGCCGACATGATCGAACCCGGCATGCACCTCAACGCCGTGGGCGGCGACTGCCCCGGCAAGACCGAACTGCAGGCCAGCATCCTCGACCGTGCCAAGGTGTTCGTGGAGTTTGAGCCACAGACCCGCGTGGAAGGCGAGCTGCAGCAAATGCCTGCGGACTTCCAGACCTATCCTTTGTGGAAAGTGTTGGCGGGTACCCAAGTGGGCCGTGACAACGCAGAGCAAGTCACGCTGTTTGACTCGGTTGGTTTTGCGCTGGAAGACCTCTCTGCCTTGCGTTATGTGCACCAGTTGGCGCAGAAGCTCGGCATCGGTAGCACGGTTGACCTGGTGCCGGATCTGAAAGACCCCAAGGACCTGTTTGGTTGTGCCACCGCCGCACGCCCTGTGCTGCGCAAAGCCGCATGA
- a CDS encoding ankyrin repeat domain-containing protein, producing MNKFVFFCMAALITFTLNAQTLGEAVLRGDGEKIRELLQKGEDPNQKNAFGVSLFFSACFAAPKSAIELLLANGGDPAGVSPVNGQTPLMLVIRRFGDSQLVDAFLAKKVNVNISAKDGWTALMDAVNKEDAPLPLVKKLIAAGANVQAKTRNGETALFWVTHPQMVDFLLENGIAVNDLDSEGTSALLFATQYGRMDVMNALIQRGANVNVQNKRGESPLLLALKSEGTSTVGDFGLTTMLLDVGADAKAINASGQTTLMYAVGEGDIGQGRKEVRGFVIKKLLEKGANVNAQTHGGVSALMIASGKGNTNAVRLLMDSGANPNQFDGDGATPLMWAAGSFNMTAFREIAALLLSAGADARHKRMDGKTVFDLLDETSKVELQKLVSQRS from the coding sequence ATGAATAAATTCGTATTTTTTTGCATGGCGGCGCTCATAACGTTCACGTTGAATGCACAAACGCTTGGTGAAGCCGTGTTGCGTGGAGATGGTGAAAAAATTCGAGAGCTGCTGCAAAAAGGGGAAGACCCCAATCAAAAAAATGCCTTCGGAGTCAGTCTGTTCTTTTCTGCATGCTTTGCTGCGCCAAAGTCAGCTATTGAACTCTTATTGGCAAATGGCGGAGATCCTGCAGGAGTAAGCCCGGTCAATGGTCAAACGCCACTGATGTTGGTTATCCGCCGCTTTGGAGATTCACAGTTGGTGGATGCATTCTTGGCAAAAAAAGTGAATGTCAATATTTCGGCAAAGGACGGTTGGACGGCATTGATGGATGCTGTGAACAAAGAGGACGCTCCATTGCCGCTTGTAAAGAAATTGATTGCTGCCGGAGCAAATGTCCAAGCGAAGACTCGAAATGGGGAGACGGCATTGTTTTGGGTGACACACCCTCAAATGGTCGATTTTCTTCTGGAAAACGGTATCGCGGTTAACGATTTGGATTCAGAAGGCACTAGTGCACTGCTGTTTGCCACCCAATATGGACGCATGGATGTAATGAATGCGCTCATTCAGCGCGGTGCCAATGTCAACGTCCAAAATAAGCGGGGTGAGTCCCCTCTGCTGCTTGCGTTGAAATCGGAGGGGACGTCTACAGTTGGTGACTTCGGTCTAACAACAATGCTTTTGGATGTGGGAGCAGACGCGAAAGCTATTAATGCATCTGGACAAACGACATTGATGTACGCCGTGGGTGAGGGCGACATAGGACAAGGGCGAAAAGAAGTACGTGGCTTTGTTATTAAGAAGCTATTGGAGAAAGGCGCAAATGTGAATGCCCAGACCCATGGCGGGGTGAGCGCTCTGATGATTGCCTCTGGCAAAGGAAACACGAATGCCGTCAGGCTACTAATGGATAGCGGGGCCAATCCCAATCAGTTTGATGGTGATGGCGCAACGCCTTTGATGTGGGCAGCAGGCAGCTTCAATATGACTGCATTTCGTGAAATCGCTGCGTTGTTGCTATCGGCTGGCGCAGATGCGAGACACAAAAGAATGGATGGAAAGACAGTTTTTGATCTTCTTGATGAGACATCTAAGGTAGAGCTTCAGAAATTAGTGTCGCAGCGTAGCTGA
- a CDS encoding Lrp/AsnC family transcriptional regulator → MQFDRVDQTLLELLQRDGRMSAQALSEVVNLSARATLNRVRRLEEDGLIEGYRAMLHRAALGEHVSVFAEIALKDQRQASVQRFEQAMVACPEVIACYLVSGRYDYLVRLACRDLAHYRDLTNTWIDDVGLGIDKVVTSTELQTVKEFAGFPLMVRDRA, encoded by the coding sequence GATGGCCGCATGAGCGCGCAGGCGCTGTCCGAGGTGGTCAACTTGTCGGCCCGCGCCACGCTCAACCGCGTGCGCCGGCTCGAAGAAGATGGCCTGATCGAAGGCTACCGCGCCATGCTGCACCGCGCAGCTTTGGGCGAACATGTCTCGGTGTTCGCCGAGATCGCGCTCAAGGACCAGCGCCAGGCCTCCGTGCAACGCTTTGAGCAGGCCATGGTGGCCTGTCCCGAGGTGATTGCCTGTTACCTGGTGAGCGGCCGCTACGACTACCTGGTGCGCTTGGCATGCCGTGATCTGGCACACTACCGCGACCTCACCAACACCTGGATTGACGATGTAGGCCTGGGCATCGACAAGGTGGTCACCAGCACCGAGCTGCAAACGGTCAAGGAATTCGCGGGCTTTCCGCTGATGGTCCGCGACCGGGCCTGA
- a CDS encoding glutamate-5-semialdehyde dehydrogenase, protein MNATNITEYTHALGSQAKVASALMARAQSATKNVALRTLARLLRENTAALQVDNAKDIERAMANGLSAPMVDRLKLTPKVLETCAQGCEQLAAMADVIGEIIGMKQQPSGIRVGQMRVPIGVFGMIFESRPNVTIEAASLSIKSGNACILRGGSEAIDSNKALAKLVQQALVESGLPADAVQLVQTTDREVVGQLIAMPQYVDVIIPRGGKGLIERISRDAKVPVIKHLDGNCHVYVDDPCDIAMAVKVADNAKTNKYSPCNAAEGLLVARGAAAEFLPLIGAVYAAKGVEMRCDPEALAILKQKVPLAPMGSAQAAIKPGAILEPKLVPAQESDWFEEYLAPIISIKVVEGIDEAIAHINQYSSHHTDAILTRDHMHAQRFLREVDSASVMVNTSTRFADGFEFGLGAEIGISTDKFHARGPVGIEGLTSLKYVVLGDGEVRV, encoded by the coding sequence ATGAATGCGACCAACATCACCGAATACACCCACGCCCTGGGTTCACAGGCAAAAGTGGCTTCTGCCCTTATGGCGCGCGCGCAGTCAGCTACTAAAAACGTAGCGCTTCGCACCCTGGCGCGGCTGTTGCGCGAGAACACAGCCGCCCTGCAGGTGGACAACGCCAAGGACATCGAGCGGGCTATGGCCAATGGCCTGTCCGCGCCCATGGTGGACCGGCTGAAATTGACGCCCAAGGTGCTGGAGACCTGTGCGCAAGGCTGCGAGCAACTGGCGGCGATGGCGGATGTGATTGGCGAAATCATTGGCATGAAGCAGCAGCCCAGCGGCATCCGCGTGGGGCAGATGCGGGTGCCGATTGGCGTGTTCGGCATGATTTTCGAGAGCCGCCCGAATGTGACGATTGAGGCGGCCAGCCTGTCGATCAAAAGCGGCAATGCCTGCATCCTGCGCGGCGGCTCCGAGGCGATTGACTCCAACAAGGCACTGGCCAAGCTGGTGCAGCAGGCGCTGGTGGAAAGCGGCTTGCCCGCCGACGCGGTGCAGCTGGTGCAGACCACCGACCGCGAAGTGGTGGGGCAGCTCATTGCCATGCCGCAGTATGTGGATGTGATCATCCCGCGCGGTGGCAAGGGCCTGATCGAGCGCATCAGCCGCGACGCCAAGGTGCCGGTCATCAAACACCTGGACGGCAACTGCCATGTGTATGTGGACGACCCCTGCGACATCGCCATGGCGGTCAAGGTGGCGGACAACGCCAAGACCAACAAATACAGCCCCTGCAACGCCGCCGAAGGCCTGCTGGTCGCGCGCGGTGCGGCGGCGGAGTTCCTGCCGTTGATCGGCGCGGTCTACGCCGCCAAAGGCGTTGAGATGCGCTGCGACCCCGAAGCGCTGGCCATTTTGAAGCAAAAAGTGCCTCTAGCCCCCATGGGTAGTGCGCAAGCAGCTATCAAACCAGGAGCAATTTTGGAGCCCAAGCTAGTGCCGGCGCAAGAGAGCGACTGGTTCGAGGAGTACCTGGCGCCCATCATCAGCATCAAGGTGGTGGAGGGCATTGACGAAGCCATTGCCCACATCAACCAGTACAGCAGCCACCACACCGACGCCATCCTCACGCGCGACCACATGCACGCGCAGCGATTCCTGCGTGAGGTGGACTCAGCCAGCGTGATGGTCAACACCAGCACGCGTTTTGCCGATGGTTTCGAGTTTGGCTTGGGCGCGGAGATCGGCATCAGCACCGACAAGTTCCACGCCCGCGGTCCCGTGGGCATTGAGGGGCTGACGTCGCTGAAGTACGTGGTGCTGGGGGACGGGGAGGTGCGCGTCTGA
- a CDS encoding potassium transporter Kup: MSASKSSLAALTLGAIGVVYGDIGTSVLYAMKEVFGSGHVPFTTDNVYGILSIFFWTLTVIVSIKYVVLVLRADNNGEGGLVAMLALASMSVKHRPQLRRVLLIVGIFGTCLFYGDGVITPAISVLSAVEGLEVITPASKKFVIPITLLILFGLFFVQKRGTSGIGKFFGPITLVWFTVLALLGAMHIVDHPEILWAISPHYALGFMWNNPGITFIILGAVVLCVTGAEALYADMGHFGKKPIRLAWFSVVMPALVINYFGQGALLLQNPAAVKNPFFLMAPDWALIPLVILATMATVIASQALISGAFSVTKQVIQLGYLPRLQIEHTSVRDTGQVYLPFVNWGLFVAIALAVVMFKSSSNLAGAYGIAVCTDMLITTVLTFYVVRYSWKYPLWLCVAATGFFFVVDFAFWASNLLKLFDGGWFPLMIGGAIFTLMMTWKDGRHLLNAKLRADAIDLKSFLEAVFVVPPVRVEGTAVFLTSEVGTVPNALLHNLKHNKVLHANNLFVTVRNHEIPWIGMDKRLQIESLGHDCWQVVLHYGFKNDPDIPKALQQIKGRGCELEAMTTSYFLSRDTVVPTLGDGMAPWREKLFAQMHHNASGAADFLNLPNNSVVELGSKIEI, translated from the coding sequence GTGTCAGCATCCAAATCGTCTCTCGCGGCGCTCACCCTCGGCGCCATCGGTGTCGTCTACGGAGACATCGGTACCAGTGTCCTGTACGCGATGAAAGAGGTCTTTGGCTCCGGCCATGTGCCCTTCACCACCGACAATGTCTACGGCATCCTGTCCATCTTCTTCTGGACGCTGACGGTCATCGTCTCCATCAAGTACGTGGTGCTGGTGCTGCGGGCCGACAACAACGGCGAGGGCGGGCTGGTCGCCATGCTGGCGCTGGCCTCCATGTCGGTCAAACACCGGCCCCAGTTGCGGCGCGTGCTGCTGATCGTGGGCATCTTTGGCACCTGCCTTTTTTACGGTGACGGTGTCATCACCCCGGCCATCTCGGTGCTGTCGGCGGTGGAAGGCCTGGAGGTCATCACGCCGGCCTCCAAGAAATTTGTTATCCCCATCACGCTGCTGATCCTGTTTGGCCTGTTTTTTGTCCAGAAACGTGGCACCAGCGGCATTGGCAAGTTTTTTGGCCCCATCACGCTGGTGTGGTTTACCGTGCTGGCGCTGCTGGGCGCGATGCACATCGTGGACCACCCGGAAATCCTGTGGGCCATCAGCCCGCACTACGCGCTGGGCTTCATGTGGAACAACCCGGGCATCACCTTCATCATCCTGGGCGCTGTGGTCTTGTGCGTCACGGGGGCCGAAGCGTTGTATGCCGATATGGGCCACTTCGGCAAAAAGCCGATCCGCCTGGCCTGGTTTTCGGTGGTCATGCCGGCGCTCGTGATCAATTATTTTGGCCAAGGTGCGCTGCTGTTGCAAAACCCGGCAGCCGTCAAAAACCCGTTCTTCCTGATGGCGCCCGACTGGGCGCTGATCCCCCTGGTCATCCTGGCCACCATGGCCACGGTGATCGCGTCGCAGGCGCTGATCTCGGGCGCTTTCTCGGTGACCAAGCAGGTCATCCAGCTCGGCTACCTGCCGCGTTTGCAGATCGAACACACCAGCGTGCGCGACACCGGGCAGGTCTACCTGCCGTTTGTGAACTGGGGCTTGTTTGTGGCCATCGCACTGGCGGTGGTGATGTTCAAGTCGTCCAGCAACCTGGCCGGTGCCTACGGTATTGCCGTGTGCACCGACATGCTGATCACCACGGTGCTGACCTTCTACGTCGTGCGCTACAGCTGGAAGTACCCGCTGTGGCTGTGCGTGGCGGCGACCGGTTTCTTCTTTGTGGTGGACTTTGCCTTCTGGGCATCCAACCTGCTCAAGCTGTTTGACGGCGGCTGGTTCCCGCTGATGATTGGCGGTGCCATCTTCACACTCATGATGACCTGGAAAGATGGCCGCCACCTGCTCAATGCCAAGCTGCGCGCTGACGCGATCGACCTCAAGAGTTTTCTGGAAGCCGTGTTTGTGGTGCCGCCCGTTCGTGTGGAAGGTACCGCGGTGTTCCTGACCTCTGAGGTCGGCACCGTGCCGAACGCGCTGCTGCACAACCTCAAACACAACAAGGTGCTGCACGCCAACAACCTGTTTGTCACCGTACGCAACCACGAGATCCCGTGGATCGGCATGGATAAACGCTTGCAGATCGAATCCCTGGGCCATGACTGCTGGCAGGTGGTGTTGCACTACGGTTTCAAGAACGACCCTGACATCCCCAAGGCACTGCAGCAGATCAAGGGCCGGGGCTGTGAGCTGGAAGCCATGACAACCAGCTACTTCCTTTCGCGCGACACCGTGGTGCCCACGCTGGGCGACGGCATGGCGCCCTGGCGCGAAAAACTGTTTGCGCAGATGCACCACAACGCCAGTGGCGCGGCCGACTTCCTGAACTTGCCCAACAACTCGGTGGTGGAGCTGGGCTCGAAGATCGAAATTTAG
- a CDS encoding arginase has translation MNARVLHLIGAEVGEGASDGGCKWGAAALREHGIAQGLAATGRTVTWGESVTAQPRLATSRLGAIEAFSGELATAVEKVLHLGQQPLVVGGDHSCAVGTWSAVAETLRPQGTLGLIWIDAHLDAHTPDTSDSQAPHGMPLAALLGHGSEGMTGLYGWRGKLLPQNVVVIGARSYEPAEVDLLAQLNVRVMFMPEVLERGFAACFEEARQRVQASTAGWGISFDLDGLDPLDAPGTGTPVETGIRLADALQVLAGCSQDPSFVAMELTEYNPLRDFGGRTAQAATQLVCAALAPAASTLELAA, from the coding sequence ATGAACGCCCGCGTACTGCACCTGATTGGCGCCGAAGTCGGCGAGGGCGCCAGCGATGGCGGTTGCAAGTGGGGTGCTGCTGCGCTGCGTGAACACGGCATCGCGCAGGGCCTGGCCGCCACCGGCCGTACCGTCACTTGGGGCGAGAGCGTCACCGCGCAGCCACGCCTGGCCACCAGCCGCCTGGGCGCGATTGAAGCGTTTTCCGGAGAACTGGCCACCGCAGTGGAAAAGGTGCTGCACCTGGGTCAACAACCACTGGTCGTCGGTGGCGACCATTCCTGCGCTGTAGGCACTTGGAGCGCAGTGGCCGAAACATTGCGGCCACAAGGCACGCTGGGCCTGATCTGGATCGACGCGCATCTGGACGCGCACACGCCCGACACCTCCGACAGCCAGGCGCCGCACGGTATGCCGCTAGCGGCACTGCTGGGCCATGGCTCCGAAGGCATGACCGGCCTGTATGGCTGGAGGGGCAAGCTCTTACCGCAGAACGTGGTGGTGATTGGCGCGCGCAGCTACGAACCGGCAGAAGTCGACCTGTTGGCGCAACTCAACGTGCGTGTGATGTTCATGCCCGAGGTGCTGGAGCGCGGCTTTGCCGCATGTTTTGAAGAAGCGCGCCAACGTGTGCAGGCCAGTACCGCGGGCTGGGGCATCAGCTTCGACCTCGATGGCCTGGACCCGCTGGACGCGCCCGGTACCGGCACACCCGTGGAAACTGGCATCCGCCTGGCCGATGCGTTGCAAGTTCTGGCCGGTTGCAGCCAAGACCCGAGCTTTGTCGCCATGGAGCTGACCGAATACAACCCGCTGCGCGACTTTGGCGGCCGCACGGCCCAGGCGGCGACGCAACTGGTGTGCGCCGCATTGGCCCCGGCTGCCAGCACACTCGAACTGGCGGCTTGA
- the gshA gene encoding glutamate--cysteine ligase produces MVPHLVTALTGPINELEQRVLDSMPAIERWFRLEWMEHTPPFYSAVDVRNAGFKLAPVDTDLFPGGWNNLTPSMLPLAVQAAMAAIEKICPEARNLLIVPENNTRNTFYLSNLAQLRRIFHMAGLNVRIGSISPDVKKSTVIELPGGESITLEPVVRTKGRLGVKDFDPCTILLNTDLSAGVPGILEDLHEQYLLPPLHAAWATRRKSTHFKCYEEVSKRFGKLIGVDPWLINPMFDKCESVDCGSPAGLDALTSRVDAMLTKVKKKYKEYGIKEKPFVIVKADNSSSGMGIMTVRDAKELATLRGTMAGKTSLQGPCELIIQEGVLTNERMNDAVAEPVVYMMDRYVVGGFYRVHAERGVDESLNAPGSSYVPLAFAESTHLPQPGIKPGASAPNRFYMYGVIGRLAMLAASYELEATDPEAEQYS; encoded by the coding sequence ATGGTCCCGCACCTCGTCACTGCCCTTACCGGCCCCATCAATGAGTTGGAGCAGCGCGTGCTGGACTCCATGCCCGCCATCGAGCGCTGGTTTCGCCTGGAGTGGATGGAGCACACACCGCCCTTCTATTCCGCGGTCGACGTGCGCAATGCCGGCTTCAAGCTGGCGCCGGTCGATACCGACCTGTTCCCCGGTGGCTGGAACAACCTGACCCCATCCATGCTGCCGCTGGCGGTGCAGGCGGCCATGGCGGCGATTGAGAAAATCTGCCCCGAGGCGCGCAACCTGCTGATCGTTCCTGAGAACAACACGCGCAACACCTTCTACCTGAGCAATCTGGCCCAGTTGCGCCGCATCTTCCACATGGCGGGACTCAATGTGCGCATTGGCTCCATCAGTCCGGACGTCAAGAAAAGCACGGTGATCGAACTGCCCGGCGGCGAGTCCATCACGCTGGAGCCTGTGGTGCGCACCAAAGGGCGCTTGGGCGTCAAGGACTTTGATCCCTGCACCATCCTGCTCAACACCGACCTGAGCGCCGGTGTGCCAGGCATCTTGGAAGACCTGCACGAGCAATACCTGCTGCCGCCCCTGCACGCGGCCTGGGCCACGCGGCGCAAGAGCACCCACTTCAAGTGTTACGAAGAAGTGTCCAAGCGTTTTGGCAAGTTGATTGGTGTGGACCCTTGGCTGATCAACCCGATGTTCGACAAGTGCGAGAGCGTGGATTGCGGCAGCCCCGCCGGTCTGGACGCGCTGACCAGCCGGGTGGACGCGATGCTGACCAAGGTCAAGAAGAAATACAAGGAATACGGCATCAAGGAAAAGCCGTTTGTCATCGTCAAGGCCGACAACAGCAGCAGCGGCATGGGCATCATGACCGTGCGCGATGCCAAAGAGTTGGCCACCCTGCGCGGCACCATGGCCGGCAAGACCAGCCTGCAAGGCCCCTGCGAACTGATCATCCAGGAAGGTGTGCTGACCAACGAACGCATGAACGACGCCGTGGCCGAGCCCGTGGTCTACATGATGGACCGTTACGTGGTGGGCGGTTTTTACCGCGTGCATGCCGAGCGGGGTGTGGACGAAAGCCTCAACGCACCAGGCTCCAGCTACGTTCCGCTGGCTTTTGCCGAGAGTACGCACTTACCTCAGCCAGGCATCAAACCCGGTGCCAGCGCGCCCAACCGCTTCTACATGTACGGCGTGATCGGCCGCCTGGCCATGCTGGCCGCCAGCTACGAGCTGGAAGCCACCGACCCCGAAGCCGAGCAGTACAGCTAG